The genomic interval ACCGCCAAAGACTTCATCATCAAGCCCCAGAGCTTCACTCCCTCTATCGACACCTCTCAGTGGCCGATTCTCTTGAAGAACTACGACCGCCTCAATGTACGAACCGGACACTACACGCCTCTTCCCAACGGTTACTCCCCTCTCAAGCGCCCTCTCGTCGACTACATCAGGTACGGCATCATCAATCTCGACAAACCCGCTAACCCATCTTCCCACGAGGTCGTCGCCTGGATTAAACGCATCTTGCGTGTCGAAAAGACTGGCCACAGCGGGACTTTGGATCCCAAAGTGACAGGTAACCTCATTGTCTGTATCGATAGAGCCACCCGCCTTGTTAAGTCTCAGCAAGGTGCTGGGAAAGAGTACGTTTGTGTTGCTAGATTGCATGATAAAGTGCCCGATGTTGCCAAAGTGGCTCGGGCGCTTGAGGCTTTAACTGGGGCTGTTTTTCAGAGACCGCCGTTGATCTCTGCCGTGAAAAGGCAACTTAGGATTAGGACTATATATGAAAGTAAGTTGCTTGAGTATGATGTGGATAGGCATTTGGTTGTGTTTTGGATTTCCTGTGAGGCGGGTACATATGTGAGGACTATGTGTGTGCATTTGGGTTTGATTCTTGGCGTTGGTGGGCATATGCAGGAGTTGAGGAGGGTTAGGTCTGGGATTTTGGGGGAGAATGATAATATGGTAACTATGCATGATGTGATGGATGCGCAATGGTTGTATGATAACTATAGGGATGAGGCTTACCTGAGGAGGGTGATTATGCCGCTTGAAGTGCTTTTGACTAGTTATAAGAGGTTGGTTGTGAAGGACACAACTGTGAATGCTATTTGTTATGGAGCCAAGTTGATGATTCCTGGGTTGTTGAGGTTTGAGAATGACATTGAAGTCGGTGAGGAAGTTGTTTTGATGACTACTAAGGGGGAGGCTGTTGCTTTGGGGATTGCGGAGATGACTACTGCTGTGATGGCAACATGTGATCATGGTGTGGTGGCGAGGATCAAGAGGGTGGTGATGGATAGGGATACATATCCGAGAAAATGGGGTTTGGGACCGAGGGCTTctatgaagaagaaattgattgCTGAAGGGAAGTTAGATAAGCATGGGAAGCCGAATGAGAAAACACCTCTAGAGTGGGCAAGAAATGTGGTTTTGCCACCTGGAGGGGATTCTGTGGTCGCTAGCCTTGCGGCTGCAGCTGAACAGACTGTAGCTGAGAAAGAGACTGCTGATGTGAAAAAGCGCAAATTAGATGCAAGTAGTGATAGCCCTGCTTTGAATGCTAAAAAAGCTAAAGTTGAAGAGGTAGTAGAGGTTGAGAAGGAAGAAACTGTGAAGGTGAAGAAGGTGAAGGAAGACGAGGCTGAGGAAGTTGAAgttgaggaaaaagaaaagaagaagaagaaaaagaaggacaAAGAGAATGGTGGTGCAGACACAGAGGTGGTGGAAAAGACTGAGAAGGTGAAGGCAAAGAAGCACAAAGACAAGGATGAAGTTGGCTCACCCGAAACAGAGAAGtctgagaagaagaaaaagaagaagaaagacaaAGAAGTCGAGGAGGCAAAGGGTGTTGACAATGGTGAAAATGTTGAAGCTGATAAaagtgagaaaaagaaaaagaagaaaaagaagaataaagatgCAGAAGACCAGGAGTAGATGACatagtttgtatttttttttttctgtgcTTATTGTACTGCATTTTAAAATGTCTCTTTATTagcttttgtaattttcttttagccAAGTTTTCAGTTGAAAACAATTTTCTAGTCAAGTTATGCAGAATGAAATGTCTTCCTTggcaaaatcattttttgtatACTTCATCTTTGTTTGTCTGCGCTGCAGTGGGTCTGATATTCCACCGCGTCTGTTACATTTTCAACTTCAATTGATGGTCGGTGGTGTTTGTCGTTTGCTTTCCTTGGTTAAGTATTTAGATTCCTTGTGTAAAGGGGACTGATGGTTAAGGACTAAATGAACATGTGTTTTATGCAGCATGAcaattagatttattttttgatggctttctactagttttcaattttcagcATAGCAAGATGAAGCAAAGGAAAGTGCTTCAAAAAACTAGTGATGGTTTGCGAACAAAAGGAATATTTATGTGCAGCCAAGTGCTGGGAAACTTATGTGATTCATGAAAGTGTGCTAACCAGGCCTTCTGAAAGTTTATTTGAGCCATTGGGCCTTGGCCTGGTGGTTGGGCTTGTGAGGACAGCAGTTCAAGTTCTCATAAAAACATTGTGGGgctaaatatttataagtttttctcATGCGAGTGGAGTAGGGACATCTCTCGTCTGTGAGGGTTATTTATGTATGTACTCcatataatttaatgtaataatgtaaatcTCAGTTATGTATGTctgattttaaatattagtgTAATATCTGTTATATAgcaattgtaaatatttgtgCAATACAGTAATCTGATGTGTAAccagtatttaaaaaaaaaaaagtttatttggGAGCATGTGTTGGctcaaattaaaaactaatgcTCTTTTGTTTAATTCTGGCTTTGTATTCAAGCCtgttatattagtattttttaaaattataaacttaatTAGGAAAGCATCTCGGTAGAGGGACAGTAGGTGCAGCAAATTGGAATAGGGTTAAGGAGATTGGCAGAGTTACCGGAGGAGGTTGAATCTTTCTGTCCATTTTCTCCTTTTAAGAACTAGCCAAAGTCAACATTATCAACAAATCCAATTTCAAATGGACTATGATTATAACTTGGAAGATGGACTTTAATGGATTATATTAAGGTAGGTTTTGACAGACTTATCATATTAAGGGATGTCTCgatttttaatagattatATGAAGATGAATTTCGATAGATTGACTACATTAAGACAAGTCTCTagagatttttaattataatcttactaaaatataatgtaagtgttaaaaaaattactaatatgaataaaataatgatttttttaatacttaaaaggttttgaaaagaatttttttttaatactaaaaacTAGGACTTTTTAGTTTTATCATACAAGAATTGAGATCCTAAATatagaattatttttggaaacaTATTTACATGCTCTTTCAGAGATTagtttatgttatatttttcacaagcaaaaaagttaattaaactttatgattatttactttataaaaaaaattatacaagcATTCgttttttgaaaaactaatttaaaagataaaattaagaaaaattttggttttgtaaaaactaattataaaaaaaaagttataaaactagttaaagaaaatgatgtaaaattaaatttaaagcaaaatgataaatgtggaattaattatttttttcaactgtgatttttcttttcaaaaaaattaagaaaataaatttcccGGGTTAGGTAGAATCGGATCCCTACCCGGGAACTATCCAAGCGACCAAGACGCGGTACCTCTCCAAGTGAAGTTGGTGAAGAGATACTCTCTTACGAGCTGAAATGTAGAGACGAAAATGGAACCCATTGCAAAACGCTAGGCTGTCAGCTAATTCAATTGCATTGAAATTCCCTTCaaggggtaaaaaaaaaaaaggaaccgAAGCCTTTTTATCCCAAATTTCAACTGGGGATTAATAGCCAACTAAATAATGGCATTTGTCAGGTACATGCTTGTTtccaaaattcatttttcttacgTGATATATGCCAAGTGTTTGATTAAATGCTTACGAGACATGTTATTGCGTATGTAATGCTTTTATTGGctagtttttttcttaattttttttcgttGAATGGATATGTTCTGCAGGTATTGCATTTGCTTGCTGCCTATGAATTTGTTTGATTCTTTCTGTTAAGCGGTGGCGGTGGCGGTGGCGGTGTTGTGTTTTTTCAGTAACTAACTTGGATAAATGTCTGACGTGTaactctattttaaaatagttatGGAGAGGtgcttaaaaagaaaattgccGCCAAATTGCGATGGGAAAGTAGATGCTTGTGAGTCAACTGAAGTCAAAATTGATTTGCCAGAAATTCCTACCGATCCTGGTCTGTGACCTCTTATTTCCGATTATAATGTTAGCATTCAATACCAAGTTCGGAAAGCACATCTGCAGAGGGGTCCTTGTCAGCCTAGAGACCATAATTTCCCCTTCAAAAGATTTGGAGAGTTCAAAGGCGCTTTGTGCCTGCTTGGTTTAATGAATTTCGGACTTGGTTAAAATACAGCGTAACGAAAGATGCTGCATTTTGCCTATATTGCTATCTGTTCAAACCAGAAAATGGTGATCAAGTGGGAGGGGATTCTTTTGCCagtaaagaaatttcaaaCTGGAAAAAGAAGGAAAGTTTGTGAAACATGTTGGAGGCCTTAAGTTCTCATAACCAAACTTGGGGTAAGTGTGAAGAATTAATGAAGCAAAACCAACGTATTCAGGTGTGTTTCTCTAAACCAATGTTAAATGCTGCTATTGACTGTGTCTGATTTCTTTTGCAACAATGACTTGCATTTTGCTTTGAGGATGAATTTAAGATTCATCGACCAAGATAGTTTTCAAGATTCAAGCTACCAAGGagttttccaaaaaaaatttcgggGCCATTTTCCTTGAGCTTCCACAATTTCTTGCCGTTCAAAATGAGGATATCAAAGCTTTTTCCTTGAAGAACTCCTTAAAAGCTTAAATTGACATCACAGGGATCCAAAAAGGTGTTGTAAGTACTGCTTTAACTGAAACTGTAAGTGTTACcgttttctattttaattgatgAGTCTTTTGACTTGGAGGAGCAAATGATTGTGATTATCCGTTACCTAGACAAAAAGGTCAAGTGATTGAGCTGGTTCTTGCCCCCCTAATATTCTCTGCACCACCACACTGCCACCCTTTGATCACCAGCCTCACCTGATCAGGCATGTGGCATTCGCAAATGCAAACTCTAGTTCCAGTGATGTTTCATTTGTGGCCCAGCCCTTGTTGCGCCTACATGCAGCCTCCACACTGGCGCAACATCCTTCTTTTGGCTGATTTGACGCTCCTGCAGCCCCTTGCCGATCGTGTCACTCTGACCTCATCCCTTCTCAACCCACTACATGTAGTCAGCCCACGGCCCCTCACATAAAACCTTTGCAGCCCCCTCACTCAACCAATAAGCCACTTGTGTCAGCCACCTTTCGTGGCTGTGCCCCACTGCTAATGAGAATCCCTCTGGTGTGGTCACCCAAACCCGTTACCCCAACTCAAACCCACCAAATTGTTGCCCCTCCAATGCCCTCAAGCCATCAAACGCTTCTACACTCAACCCAGTTAACATCTTAACCCTAATGCCGCTTCTAGACCTCCAAAATCCTTTGTTGATGCTGTGGCTGGTTTTGCAACTCCTTCAATCCCTTTTAAGCCGGTCCGATTACATAGAGGTGAACCTGCTGTTCTTTTCTCTGCTGAGGAAGTTCGGGATATCGCTAAGCTTTTAAACTGGCTCTTGTTGGCAAGTTTTCATTTGGCCGCCCTCCTATGGATGCCATGGGCGATGAAAGACTCAATAGATCAAAAAGTTGACTTATTATCGTGTTGAGTTATTCAATAGTGTTCTAGACATTCAACTTAAAGAGCTAAATAGTCGTCTTGacgagagaaaagagaaacgTTGAGTTCCTTATTTGTTGGCGTGTTTATCTCCTAATGACTCATTTGCTGCTTCCTATAAGGAAAAGCTTATAATCTTTGCAGgattttatccaaaagaaTTTTCTGCTATAGAGATCATGGCACTTAACGTCAACCTGACACTGACATCTTGGACATGCAATCTAGCCCTGAATTTTCAGAATTGAAAGGGATTCGTGATCTTGCAAAGAAATTGGTTGAGACTGAAAAGGATAAGGTATATTCCTCAGTTTATTCACTGGTCACTTTGGCTTTGATTCTAAGGTTGGCTATTCACTGGTCACTTTGGCTTTGATTCTTCCAGTCGTCACTGTTACTGTAGAGAGAGCATTATCAGCTACTAATTTTTCGAAGACTGAATTGCGGAATGAGATTGGAGAGCAGTGGATAAAAGATAACCTAGTTGTATATATTGAACAAGATGTATTTAGAAGTATTTTAAATGATGCTGTTATAGAACAATTTCAAAACATGAAAATGTGTTGAGAGCCATTGTAAATGATTGAACAAAGCTGCTATGATTCAATATCAGAGTTTTAGTATTCAGCTTTTGCATTTTGAAGTTGTTCCTTTGGTTGGATTCTTGGTTTTGTCGTGTCAGCAATGATTAGTTTCTGCTTAGCTGTAATGCAATGTTCTAATGATATTTGATGTTTGATGcttgtttaatttgatatattgCCTGTCTTTCATTTCTGCTTATGTATTATGAGCCATTTTTCCTATGTCAATGGCTTCTAATGTAGTGTCAGCTAGTGATGAATTATCTTTCTATAGTTGggttttatttgaaattagttATGCAGTTATGCAGTGTCATCTGTAGTATTTTTATATGAGAAATGTTTACAATGAATTTCTTGAAGGTGCTTTCTTTAAAAGTATCCGTTATGCTGGATGCTATCTTATGCAGCACTGCTGTCAGAGATTTCCTTTGGTCACAGTTATGTAAGTCCAAATTCAGAGCTCTATAgatgtttaataattatatccaTACAAATTTGAGTAGTAGTatgttcaaaattattataagcaTGCATATGTATGAAACTTTTGTGTATTCTAGTCAGGAAggtcaaaaattttgtttgctgTGCCAGAAGGTCAAATTTAGGAAGTTCTTCAAGTCATTTTCGGGGTTTTATTGCATTAAATATGCTTCCCCTGTGCTTTGTCCAGGTAATTAGTAATATTATCTGTTTTTTCCaaaacaaaggaaaaagaaaccagATTAAGCATCTTGTGTGGAATTAAAGAACTTTGATTgctgataatttttttggtttcagtTTTCTGTTTGTGATCACTGTGAAGTCATCTTAAGGATAATGTCATGATTACAATATTCCAGTTTAAATGTCAGGTTATATGTAGCAAAACAAACtgattttaaaactcacaattttaaatgaagaaaaaggcaCAGTCATTGTGCTAAGACTAGACACGCTGAAGGGCAGACGAGTTATGATCACTTTAAATGTCAGGAAAGctaacaaaatagaaaatacgTTGGTTTTCTGGTTTTCTTAGACTTTATCTCGTTTCCTTACCATATGCGAACTTGATTAAGGCCCTATTTAGTATTGGCTTCAAAGCTACAGGTACTGTTGAAAATACTGtaacaatgaaataaaaattgatattgtgtaataaatataattttgaaatgataattttgaataaaatagtaaagatattataaattttttaacatacaAGTGTAGGTTACAATCAGTTTGACTTCGAAACTAGAACACCAAGTGTTTACTAAACACTAgtgttgtagcttttaagctataaCTGTCTAACCTCAATACTAAACAAAGCCTAACTTGTATGATGTTTAATTTCTACCATATTTccaattagtattatttgtggAAGGTTCAAACCACAATGCACACATTTTGTGCATTGTTTGTAGTGACTTTGTAGTGAATGACAACCTGGTTGCCAAAAGAAAGTAACTTAGATATCTTGTATATCATTTTGTTCAGCTCATTGCAAACGCAGATCATTCAATGATTAATGAAGCCCTTATTGGTCAGGAACAAACTAACTCTgacatttatttcttttatggtTGGTGGGTTTTATACTGTGAAGACTTATCGCAATGTGATTAAATGGATAGTACATTCCATGATGGTCTGCATTGTAATGTCAGAAGATGACCAGTTTCAATTAATAGATGAGTTGATGTCCATGTTAGTTTCTAGGAAGTTGCAGTTCTATTCATAGAAAGTGTCATCTTGCTTGAGTATTTCCCTTCAACTAATTGAAGTTGCTTTGATTATTCGTACTTTTCATTTCTTTGGTGCTGATAGcccaattataatattatacttTTAACTTGCAGAAATACTGTTATGTAAGTATGAATTTGAAACTTTTCctttatttactaaaattattttaaggaGCTCAAGCATCAGTTTTCTTATCAGTACGACTTTTGTCTTTACTAATTAGATAACATCTTCTCAGTCTCACTAATTCAGTCTGATAAGACTATTGTTCTCATTATGCAGCAACATCCAGTCCATTTAGCTTAAGCAGTATTTAAGTTGCCAGAAGCTATATAATCTATACAGAGACAGGAAGGAGGGTAAAACTTCATCTATTGCtttccaaaattcaaaactacATTGTAGCATTTCTAATCATTATCCTAAATACTATGATATAAGCTatgtaatttacaaaacaTCATAACTCAGTattcttcttgtttgaatAATGATTCATATCTATCTGCTATACTGCTTTCATTTCACATCGCCTTCAATAAAACTTAGTTTTTTCACTAAGGTTCACATCCCCTTCAACCCATAGCCGTGGAGCCGTCTTAAATGATCATCAACACGTTGCTGCTTTGGCTGTTCCTGCACATTCATTTTACATAGAAGAAAAGCCCCATCAATGTAGATAAATCGACCATGAGATCAAAGTATCACTCAACATAAAAGATGAattgctttttatttgatacTCTATCAATCTTACATTTGGAAGCTATACTAATTCTGAGCTTGAGGAAAAACCTTGAAGTTGAGCTTCTCTCAACTGTTCGAGGATAATTAATTCAGATTGATGGCATTAAGTAAATGACTTGTTTATTAATGAAACTTTGTTCTTCACACTGATATATGTTTTTCCTATCCAAGGGCTTTAAGCCTTTAAGAAGAATGACTTTTTGGATTCCTTGTTGGTTTGGAGCTTATCTTGCAACTAACATAATTCTTGCCTCATACAGACAGGTGAATGGAAGAAAAAAACTGAGAAAAGTGTGCTATTATTACCTTATGGACTATCTCAGGCATTTATGAGTCTCCGCTGAGGAGATACTGCAGGACTGTGTCTTTGACCAACTTTAACTTCCAACATAGGAGTGACTGTTTCAAAAGCTTCTACGAGCAGTTCTACTTTTCTTTTCCGAGCTGGAGTTAGTTTAGCTACCACCTGCTGAAGTGCATGATCAAGCATCCATTCCTCAGCATTTTTTCTGTCTTCCATGTTTTGATGTCTGAGATGAACTTTCTCTGCTCCTTTGTCAGGTTCCAACGGCAGATATCGTGGCTCCCTTGGGTTGAATTTCCTCACCTTTTCCAATGACTTGATGAATCTCTTAAGGAGAATCACCTTTTTCAGATTGCTCCAGTTCTGCTGCACTCGTGGCTTAGATTTATTTGATGACTTTGAAAATTCTTCTGATTCATCTGGGGCAGGGATATTCTTAGAATTGAGCCTTGTTTCTCTTGGATCCACTGTTTTATCATTCTCCACTTTGGTGGTGTTAGATTCTCTATAGCTATCTTTAGTAGAACCAGTGGAAGTAGCGATGAAAAGTTCCCCATCTTCAATGTGTTTCTCATGGAGCTTCTGCGCTGAAATCATGTTGCCTGTTACTGATGGATCATCCATTGGATCATCTTGAATATCCGGAAGAGGAATTTCATCTATTGCTTCTTCAATGATTTTTATGGCTTCAATCTGGTCGCATTCGATCTTTTGGTAGTTTGCATTTTGATTGTCCACCAGTTTGTGATTCATCTGCAATGAATCCCTGCATGAATCAGCATCTTTCATTCCAAGCAATGCATTGTTGTTGCTCCCTTGTTCTTCCCTGTGTGAACCTTCAGAAATTGGTTCTGTTCCAGCTTCAGTGCTACCTGATACCATGTGTTTATATAATAAGTACCAGAGCCTCATGTATTTCTGTTTTTCTAACTTGGATTGTTGCTCCATGTCAATGGTGTCACTAGGCTCTGATTCCTCTAGTGCAGAAGACTTTTGGAGGACTTCGTATTGGGTATAAGCTTCTTCTCCGCAAACAGTCCTTGGTTCCTTCAACGGTTCAGAAAAGGCAGTGGAAGAGAGCACGTTGCTAACCGCAGTTGATTCCATGAAATTCTCTGGGCTTAAGCTTTTGGGCTGGCATGATTGTTT from Citrus sinensis cultivar Valencia sweet orange chromosome 9, DVS_A1.0, whole genome shotgun sequence carries:
- the LOC102608573 gene encoding H/ACA ribonucleoprotein complex subunit 4, with amino-acid sequence MTEVELSRSEKKKHKKKSSSASANAKNDAAALTTDTADADDNNATAKDFIIKPQSFTPSIDTSQWPILLKNYDRLNVRTGHYTPLPNGYSPLKRPLVDYIRYGIINLDKPANPSSHEVVAWIKRILRVEKTGHSGTLDPKVTGNLIVCIDRATRLVKSQQGAGKEYVCVARLHDKVPDVAKVARALEALTGAVFQRPPLISAVKRQLRIRTIYESKLLEYDVDRHLVVFWISCEAGTYVRTMCVHLGLILGVGGHMQELRRVRSGILGENDNMVTMHDVMDAQWLYDNYRDEAYLRRVIMPLEVLLTSYKRLVVKDTTVNAICYGAKLMIPGLLRFENDIEVGEEVVLMTTKGEAVALGIAEMTTAVMATCDHGVVARIKRVVMDRDTYPRKWGLGPRASMKKKLIAEGKLDKHGKPNEKTPLEWARNVVLPPGGDSVVASLAAAAEQTVAEKETADVKKRKLDASSDSPALNAKKAKVEEVVEVEKEETVKVKKVKEDEAEEVEVEEKEKKKKKKKDKENGGADTEVVEKTEKVKAKKHKDKDEVGSPETEKSEKKKKKKKDKEVEEAKGVDNGENVEADKSEKKKKKKKKNKDAEDQE